From Vespula vulgaris chromosome 11, iyVesVulg1.1, whole genome shotgun sequence, the proteins below share one genomic window:
- the LOC127067548 gene encoding peptide methionine sulfoxide reductase isoform X1: MASRVILKTCKKTTKIGGPSQIRFFNVNVKKMPGQLEEVEGKHATFGMGCFWAGDSLFGALPGVIRTCVGYSGGTKETPTYKNIGDHTEVIDIEFDPDVVSYAQLLSIFWNNHEYSLITKIKRQYMSLILYHDEEQKMIAEKSKDQEQNERGETFVTEIKPFEKFYPAEDYHQKYRLQNHPWLVETTGLTTGEILRTSPLAAKLNGYIAGVGSLEQLEKDLLNFGLSDKAAQYIKKYLIKNQGTGLYC, encoded by the exons aTGGCATCGCGAGTCATTTTAAAGACTTGTAAAAAGACAACGAAAATTGGTGGACCTTCGCAAATTCGCTTTTTCAACGTAAATGTTAAG AAAATGCCTGGTCAGCTGGAGGAAGTTGAAGGAAAGCATGCCACTTTTGGTATGGGATGTTTTTGGGCTGGTGATTCTCTCTTTGGAGCATTACCCGGTGTTATAAGGACTTGTGTAGGTTATTCTGGTGGTACTAAGGAGACACCAACATATAAAAAcat AGGAGACCATACAGAAGTCATTGATATTGAATTTGATCCAGATGTTGTATCATACGCGCAATTACTTAGTATATTTTGGAATAACCATGAATATagtttaattacaaaaattaagcGACAG TATatgtcattaattttatatcacgATGAAGAACAAAAGATGATAGCTGAAAAATCAAAAGACCAGGAACAAAACGAACGTGGAGAAACATTTGTCACTGAGATCAAACCATTTGAGAAATTTTATCCAGCAGAAGA tTATCATCAAAAGTATCGTCTTCAAAATCATCCATGGTTGGTTGAAACTACCGGTCTTACAACAGGTGAGATATTACGTACTTCTCCTTTAGCAGCTAAATTGAATGGATATATAGCAGGAGTTGGATCATTAGAGCAACTTGAAAAAGATTTACTAAATTTTGGACTTAGTGACAAAGCTGCacagtatataaaaaaatatcttattaaaaatcaagGGACTGGTCTATATTGTTAG
- the LOC127067556 gene encoding uncharacterized protein LOC127067556: protein MGIKQSRYESSTIQNYYKLSYEEYLLIKQLWKEIENKPQYYGNLFFTSFLGTYPQYIKYYTLNQHIPLGVDVRLCAKFTLIMEAIGYLVVDVYRNRRQLDRLVGYIAMVHKDMRLDKEDMTNFEMSFLQYLERTFPTYMTGKCQKAMKLYLNSIVNGIVNKMEKFRHYEMSDTEIRPKSCSTSVVVSYVSTIWYSVRP from the exons ATGGGTATAAAGCAGAGCAGATACGAAAGTAGTactattcaaaattattataaattatcatacgaagaatatttgttaattaaacaattatgGAAAGAGATTGAAAATAAGCCTCAGTATtatggaaatttattttttacaag tTTTCTTGGAACCTATCCACagtatataaagtattatactTTGAATCAACATATTCCTCTTGGCGTGGACGTTCGGCTTTGCGCGAAATTCACACTGATTATGGAGGCCATAGGATATCTTGTAGTAGATGTTTACAGAAATCGAAGGCAATTGGATCGTTTGGTTGGTTACATCGCTATGGTTCACAAAGATATGCGCTTAGATAAAGAAGACATGACA AATTTCGAAATGAGTTTTCTGCAATATTTGGAACGAACATTTCCAACGTATATGACTGGAAAATGCCAAAAAGCAatgaaattgtatttaaatagTATTGTAAATGGAATCGTAAATAAGATGGAAAAGTTTCGTCATTACGAAATGTCCGACACGGAAATTAGGCCGAAATCG TGTAGTACTTCGGTCGTTGTAAGTTATGTGTCAACAATTTGGTATTCGGTCAGACCATGA
- the LOC127067547 gene encoding elongator complex protein 6, translated as MATSMDSICNTIGIDRVDMRERMVLIEEQHGCDANFLVNALIANALKKDCGICFVLFHNTFSHYHNVGMRIGYNLMTLKEKGKVALVEPMKELMHNINEICTDTETMDVGNRIFSDLCIKVSDSSKDNRFDGMTVVDNMFKLLRDSYNEVASQNKTVLIIIEDISHLSDLGLSLRDSMYYVRYIRSLMESHPMTQLCVTVHTYHNNAQNCILDFICNNLKYMADLVLIAEPLVTGHSSDASGKVTVCWNVDSIRSEYHWTEKMTYLYKLLDWHVKIFAPGATTFVT; from the coding sequence ATGGCAACCTCAATGGATTCCATATGCAATACTATTGGTATTGATAGAGTGGATATGCGTGAAAGAATGGTTTTAATCGAAGAGCAACATGGTTGTGATGCAAATTTTTTAGTGAATGCACTTATTGCAAATGCATTGAAGAAAGACTGTGGAATTTGTTTTGTACTTTTTCATAATACATTTAGTCATTATCATAATGTAGGTATGAGAATTGGTTATAACCTAAtgacattaaaagaaaagggtaAAGTTGCTCTTGTGGAACCCATGAAAGAATTAATGCATAATATAAATGAGATATGCACGGATACCGAAACTATGGATGTTGGTAATAGAATTTTCTCCGATTTATGTATCAAAGTGTCAGATAGTAGCAAAGATAACAGATTCGATGGTATGACCGTGGTTGATAACATGTTTAAACTTCTAAGAGATAGCTATAATGAAGTAGCAAGTCAAAACAAAacagttttaattattatagaggATATTTCTCATCTGTCAGATTTAGGATTAAGTCTTAGAGATTCTATGTACTATGTAAGATATATAAGATCGCTTATGGAATCTCATCCTATGACACAGTTATGTGTTACAGTACATACATACCACAACAATGCGCAAAATTGTATTCTTGATTTCATTTGTAATAACCTTAAATATATGGCAGATCTTGTTCTTATAGCAGAACCATTAGTGACTGGTCATTCTAGTGATGCCTCTGGAAAAGTAACAGTCTGCTGGAATGTAGATTCTATAAGAAGCGAATATCATTGGACAGAAAAAatgacatatttatataaattgctAGATTGgcatgtaaaaatatttgcacCTGGTGCAACGACATTTGTGACATAA
- the LOC127067548 gene encoding peptide methionine sulfoxide reductase isoform X2 encodes MPGQLEEVEGKHATFGMGCFWAGDSLFGALPGVIRTCVGYSGGTKETPTYKNIGDHTEVIDIEFDPDVVSYAQLLSIFWNNHEYSLITKIKRQYMSLILYHDEEQKMIAEKSKDQEQNERGETFVTEIKPFEKFYPAEDYHQKYRLQNHPWLVETTGLTTGEILRTSPLAAKLNGYIAGVGSLEQLEKDLLNFGLSDKAAQYIKKYLIKNQGTGLYC; translated from the exons ATGCCTGGTCAGCTGGAGGAAGTTGAAGGAAAGCATGCCACTTTTGGTATGGGATGTTTTTGGGCTGGTGATTCTCTCTTTGGAGCATTACCCGGTGTTATAAGGACTTGTGTAGGTTATTCTGGTGGTACTAAGGAGACACCAACATATAAAAAcat AGGAGACCATACAGAAGTCATTGATATTGAATTTGATCCAGATGTTGTATCATACGCGCAATTACTTAGTATATTTTGGAATAACCATGAATATagtttaattacaaaaattaagcGACAG TATatgtcattaattttatatcacgATGAAGAACAAAAGATGATAGCTGAAAAATCAAAAGACCAGGAACAAAACGAACGTGGAGAAACATTTGTCACTGAGATCAAACCATTTGAGAAATTTTATCCAGCAGAAGA tTATCATCAAAAGTATCGTCTTCAAAATCATCCATGGTTGGTTGAAACTACCGGTCTTACAACAGGTGAGATATTACGTACTTCTCCTTTAGCAGCTAAATTGAATGGATATATAGCAGGAGTTGGATCATTAGAGCAACTTGAAAAAGATTTACTAAATTTTGGACTTAGTGACAAAGCTGCacagtatataaaaaaatatcttattaaaaatcaagGGACTGGTCTATATTGTTAG